The Halomicronema hongdechloris C2206 genome includes a window with the following:
- a CDS encoding type II toxin-antitoxin system VapC family toxin, whose protein sequence is MTQPYKIYLDVCCLNRPFDGWQQDRVRFEGEAVLTILQRVRAGEWQLISSEAVEAELERLPNPEKRESILQLLDLASMTVTLDAQIDQRSQALENLGFGLYDSFHIACAETTGVDILLTTDDRLLKRAARYKEDIWVQLMNPVPWLMDVLSIPEE, encoded by the coding sequence ATGACTCAGCCATACAAAATTTACTTAGATGTCTGTTGCCTCAACCGCCCCTTTGACGGTTGGCAGCAAGATCGAGTTCGTTTTGAAGGGGAAGCCGTACTGACAATTTTGCAACGAGTCCGGGCAGGAGAGTGGCAACTAATCAGTAGTGAAGCGGTTGAAGCTGAGCTAGAAAGGCTCCCTAACCCTGAAAAGCGGGAGAGTATTTTGCAACTACTCGACCTGGCAAGCATGACCGTAACGCTTGATGCCCAAATTGACCAGCGATCTCAAGCTCTAGAAAATTTGGGGTTTGGCCTTTATGATTCATTCCATATTGCCTGTGCAGAAACCACTGGCGTAGATATCCTGCTCACTACAGACGATCGACTACTCAAACGAGCTGCACGCTATAAAGAGGACATCTGGGTTCAACTCATGAACCCAGTGCCCTGGCTGATGGATGTTTTATCCATTCCGGAGGAATAA
- the cmr4 gene encoding type III-B CRISPR module RAMP protein Cmr4 gives MDNYLTYLYLFTPLHTGGSADEGNLMGIAREVHIEFPYMPASSVRGRIRAAMEQKYENDGLKDAVQTFFGQKIEGGGQPTEGEVWFADATLLFFPIASLSHHLVWITCPLWLERWSRWLGNDGDNVKTFAEDCHKKLKGLEGNKAKSAIATFKAEPLYLQTALLKPDDIDSSVDTQSLSKKIKAITAGNGIIGEIEQRLVVLSNEDCVSLVETGLQREVRVALNENEKTVKGGSFRSEEAIPPETVLFFPWATKPIRPFKPKPGMKPEEIDKAKAEHKTRVDNHEAVKASLQDMLGKRLQFGGLEGLGRGWSSLKTDKSKTQEAQS, from the coding sequence ATGGATAACTATTTGACCTATTTGTATTTATTCACGCCGCTGCATACAGGGGGGAGTGCTGATGAGGGAAATCTGATGGGCATTGCCCGAGAAGTGCATATCGAGTTTCCTTACATGCCTGCCTCTTCTGTGCGAGGGCGCATTCGGGCAGCAATGGAGCAGAAGTACGAGAATGATGGACTAAAAGATGCAGTTCAAACGTTTTTTGGCCAAAAGATTGAAGGTGGGGGTCAACCAACAGAAGGAGAAGTCTGGTTTGCCGATGCCACGCTTCTGTTTTTCCCAATCGCATCACTGAGTCATCATCTGGTTTGGATTACCTGTCCGCTCTGGCTTGAGCGCTGGAGTCGATGGCTGGGAAATGATGGTGATAACGTTAAAACGTTTGCCGAGGATTGTCACAAGAAACTTAAGGGCTTAGAAGGAAATAAGGCAAAATCAGCGATCGCAACGTTTAAGGCAGAACCCCTTTACCTACAAACAGCTCTATTAAAGCCTGATGACATTGACTCATCGGTCGATACCCAATCCCTTTCGAAGAAGATCAAAGCAATTACAGCAGGTAATGGAATCATTGGAGAGATAGAACAGCGGCTAGTGGTTTTAAGTAATGAGGACTGTGTTTCGTTAGTGGAAACAGGACTGCAACGAGAGGTCAGAGTTGCCTTAAACGAAAATGAAAAGACAGTTAAAGGAGGCTCATTCCGTTCGGAAGAAGCAATTCCTCCAGAAACTGTTTTATTTTTCCCTTGGGCGACCAAGCCTATTCGCCCTTTCAAGCCAAAACCAGGAATGAAGCCTGAAGAAATTGATAAGGCTAAGGCAGAACATAAAACCAGAGTGGATAACCACGAAGCTGTTAAAGCTTCCCTGCAAGATATGCTAGGAAAACGATTGCAGTTTGGCGGACTAGAAGGACTCGGTCGTGGCTGGAGCAGCCTCAAAACAGATAAGTCTAAGACCCAGGAGGCTCAATCATGA
- a CDS encoding DUF29 family protein: protein MTQELMDLRRSLIEGRYEDALLLVDELESMGKQAILRNIESFLVRLLVHLIKNQVEQRLTHSWLVLISDSIVQISKLNLRDNKTSYYIKPDEWEPYLEDALAEAVLPASLETLEGKLKPKQLADRIDRSSVLAMAKRLLSLMYETPRRDLPARINTVLATLPGGAEWFETDDVV from the coding sequence ATGACGCAAGAACTCATGGATTTGAGGCGTAGCCTAATAGAGGGACGCTACGAGGATGCTTTGTTGCTGGTCGATGAGCTAGAAAGCATGGGGAAGCAGGCTATCCTACGCAACATCGAGTCTTTTCTCGTGCGATTACTGGTGCATTTGATTAAAAATCAGGTGGAACAGCGACTGACTCATTCATGGCTCGTCTTGATTTCAGACTCCATTGTGCAGATTAGCAAGTTGAATCTACGCGATAACAAGACCAGCTACTACATCAAACCGGATGAGTGGGAGCCTTATCTGGAGGATGCTTTAGCAGAGGCTGTCCTACCCGCTAGTTTGGAGACCCTAGAGGGGAAGCTCAAGCCTAAACAACTCGCTGACCGCATCGATCGCTCCAGTGTGCTAGCGATGGCCAAACGGCTATTAAGCCTGATGTATGAAACCCCTCGCCGAGACTTGCCTGCCCGCATAAATACGGTGTTGGCAACGCTGCCGGGTGGGGCAGAGTGGTTTGAGACAGATGACGTGGTATAG
- a CDS encoding DUF433 domain-containing protein, which yields MNLQDYFTFLAPDDIRISGTRIGIESILYEYIYRGKTPEEIAQQFHTVTLEQVYATILYYLHNKEEVSAYIADWLEFARQQREQQRQHPSPARLRLRQLKPENIITQTTT from the coding sequence ATGAACCTCCAAGACTACTTCACCTTCCTCGCCCCCGACGATATCCGCATCAGCGGCACCCGCATCGGCATCGAGAGTATCCTGTACGAATATATTTATCGCGGCAAAACCCCCGAAGAAATTGCTCAGCAATTTCATACTGTCACCCTAGAGCAAGTCTATGCCACCATCCTCTACTACCTGCACAACAAAGAAGAGGTCAGCGCCTACATCGCCGACTGGTTGGAATTTGCTCGTCAACAGCGAGAACAGCAACGGCAACACCCCTCCCCCGCCCGACTCCGACTTCGGCAGCTTAAACCTGAGAACATTATTACTCAGACTACAACATAG
- a CDS encoding type III-B CRISPR module-associated Cmr3 family protein: MTWYRITPLDVLLFRDSRPFSPTEGSWAKGLFPPMPITVFHGLRSLLTQRPRDERNKPRDLTFLGPFLCDDKNALWLPTPKDLVCLYPKDVGAKKASDNWKAVRCLQPAPQDDAWKYLAFADTYPAPPAPMVTPHEVYRETLSNKGKPKQRIGEPQPWMRAKYLAAYLDGKEGDWDPEKLLEKPLFHNDPWNVQVMPHIQMQSGTRQVQEADGYFTEVAVRMKPGWHFVACLESPGESLPEQGVIRLGGEGHRAMVEKMNDPDEPPEWEALSQRATNDGKLKRAYLLTPGLAQAEPGTPIYASYPEVWHDCLEGCATDKPLMWGGISAIERPGNSAKTDNNKDENWEVGYIPQRASVPPGTVYVFKSLPERKKLLPEDESRQWLTTFEMLNYGMLLWGA; this comes from the coding sequence ATGACCTGGTATCGGATTACGCCGCTAGACGTGCTGCTATTCCGCGATTCCCGTCCCTTTAGCCCCACTGAAGGGTCTTGGGCCAAGGGGCTGTTTCCACCCATGCCGATTACGGTGTTTCATGGGTTGCGATCGCTCCTCACTCAACGCCCTCGCGACGAGAGAAACAAACCCCGCGATCTGACGTTTCTCGGCCCCTTTCTGTGCGATGACAAGAATGCCCTCTGGTTACCGACGCCGAAAGACTTGGTCTGTCTGTATCCCAAAGATGTCGGGGCGAAGAAAGCCAGCGACAACTGGAAAGCTGTTCGCTGCCTGCAGCCCGCTCCCCAGGATGATGCCTGGAAGTATCTGGCCTTTGCCGATACCTATCCAGCTCCCCCAGCGCCAATGGTGACGCCCCATGAAGTTTATCGGGAAACGTTATCTAATAAAGGAAAGCCAAAACAGCGGATTGGCGAGCCACAGCCGTGGATGCGAGCAAAATACTTAGCGGCATATCTCGACGGCAAGGAAGGGGATTGGGATCCTGAGAAACTCCTGGAAAAACCACTCTTCCACAACGACCCGTGGAATGTTCAGGTAATGCCCCACATTCAGATGCAGTCGGGCACCCGTCAGGTACAAGAGGCCGATGGCTACTTTACGGAGGTGGCGGTGCGGATGAAGCCAGGGTGGCATTTCGTCGCTTGCCTGGAATCTCCGGGAGAATCACTGCCGGAGCAGGGCGTGATTCGCCTCGGCGGTGAGGGGCATCGGGCCATGGTAGAGAAGATGAATGACCCTGATGAGCCTCCAGAATGGGAAGCATTGAGCCAGCGTGCGACCAACGATGGCAAACTCAAGCGAGCCTATCTGTTGACACCAGGATTGGCTCAGGCAGAACCAGGGACGCCTATCTACGCCAGCTATCCTGAGGTTTGGCACGACTGTTTGGAGGGATGTGCCACGGATAAGCCGCTGATGTGGGGCGGGATATCTGCGATCGAGCGACCTGGCAACTCAGCTAAAACGGATAACAACAAAGATGAGAACTGGGAAGTGGGCTACATTCCCCAGCGGGCGTCTGTGCCACCGGGGACGGTGTATGTGTTTAAGTCATTGCCAGAACGCAAGAAGCTGCTACCTGAGGATGAGTCTCGCCAGTGGCTGACCACCTTTGAAATGCTGAACTACGGAATGTTGTTATGGGGAGCTTAA
- a CDS encoding RAMP superfamily CRISPR-associated protein, whose amino-acid sequence MASNNKNKTTLQDLAFLKNQLPSENKPNKNRSNKPSKKSRNSKILSPRNRSKIPLQVLKLDDLELSISGVKYDYEDFFSKQEVLSELLSIQGLSSRLREIKSLLESEKLNRGNSRKETDFEKILKRISKEKRNNACNCSAIKKEILDIDDKRVRVLLANAAGADKDWTDLYERLNQRVELLACEITDLATKNSKKAIVSVQYPWRVRVGGLQGFRERLLPAMHPIYGIPYIPASSIKGILRSWARDANKSSDEINHLLGFLQGEKASMAAVEILDAFPTAPSLSVDVATPQWIWQGDQVKYGPSPHQILSLQNLNFNIGLTHTSRGKAEDVQVVMDWLEQAMLTSGLGSRVSAGYGQAHQVNDLTRPEESSPYKSKHHFELWSQGIYGADSGQREFRPSAVRGMLRYWFRAVALGLYTPEHCKELEAKLFGALEPKAVHGSIDIKVEFEEDQSSLNDVNIPHKISGTVILEAQEPSHLALIQNVYKLAIHLGGVGRGARRPLHWNKDKKHSGLRGCYWEPEKKDRLDCNKGIWQDFLTSLETSFTDVRKADPRGALSPGNPGGPGKGKRNQDVLNVNSGIFLIPSPNMKHPNQVDDWPQEGQSSEIRGKALDFLYNPDYKGKNLQKIGNEFIGGELGTPSFVWISSNNLNIPNQSYQVVTVFGTDHVSENPLPGRQKFVEDLQNAVNFTAISV is encoded by the coding sequence ATGGCATCCAATAACAAGAACAAGACAACTCTTCAAGATCTGGCTTTCTTGAAGAATCAACTGCCTTCAGAAAACAAACCAAACAAAAACAGGTCAAACAAACCATCTAAAAAGTCAAGGAATTCCAAGATTTTATCTCCAAGGAATAGAAGTAAAATACCTCTACAAGTTCTTAAACTCGATGATCTTGAATTAAGTATTTCTGGAGTAAAATATGATTACGAAGATTTTTTCAGCAAGCAAGAAGTATTATCTGAGCTTTTGTCAATTCAAGGACTAAGTTCTCGTCTCAGAGAAATAAAATCACTCTTAGAGTCAGAGAAGTTAAATAGAGGTAATTCACGCAAGGAAACAGATTTCGAGAAAATCTTAAAGCGAATCAGCAAAGAAAAAAGGAATAATGCCTGCAACTGTTCTGCGATCAAAAAGGAGATTCTCGATATTGATGACAAGCGCGTTCGCGTTCTCCTAGCTAATGCAGCAGGTGCGGATAAAGATTGGACTGATCTCTATGAAAGGCTGAATCAAAGAGTTGAATTGCTAGCTTGTGAAATTACTGACCTGGCCACTAAAAACAGCAAAAAAGCAATTGTTTCTGTACAGTATCCCTGGCGGGTTCGTGTGGGTGGATTACAGGGATTTCGTGAGCGGTTACTCCCTGCGATGCATCCTATCTATGGAATTCCTTACATACCAGCGAGTAGCATCAAAGGAATATTAAGATCCTGGGCCAGAGATGCTAACAAAAGTAGTGACGAAATCAATCACCTCTTGGGATTCTTACAAGGAGAAAAAGCGTCTATGGCTGCTGTTGAAATTCTAGATGCTTTTCCTACCGCTCCGAGTCTTAGCGTAGATGTGGCAACTCCTCAGTGGATATGGCAAGGTGATCAGGTTAAATATGGTCCATCTCCCCATCAGATCCTGTCTCTTCAGAATTTAAACTTCAATATTGGCTTGACTCATACGAGTCGAGGAAAGGCAGAAGATGTTCAAGTTGTCATGGATTGGCTAGAGCAAGCGATGCTGACTAGTGGCTTAGGATCTCGTGTAAGTGCTGGCTACGGTCAAGCTCACCAAGTGAATGACCTTACTAGGCCCGAGGAATCTTCACCTTATAAGAGTAAACACCACTTTGAGCTGTGGTCGCAAGGAATCTACGGTGCCGATTCAGGGCAACGAGAGTTCCGCCCTTCAGCAGTTCGTGGCATGTTGCGGTATTGGTTTCGAGCTGTTGCACTGGGTCTCTACACTCCAGAGCATTGTAAAGAATTAGAAGCTAAACTTTTCGGCGCTTTAGAACCCAAAGCCGTTCACGGCAGTATTGACATTAAAGTTGAATTTGAAGAAGATCAGAGTTCTCTCAATGATGTTAATATTCCACACAAAATCTCTGGAACTGTCATTTTAGAAGCACAAGAGCCAAGTCATTTAGCACTAATTCAGAATGTATACAAGCTAGCGATTCATTTAGGTGGCGTTGGACGTGGAGCCCGACGCCCGCTTCATTGGAACAAGGATAAAAAGCATAGTGGACTGCGTGGATGCTACTGGGAGCCCGAAAAAAAGGATCGTCTGGATTGTAATAAGGGAATTTGGCAAGATTTTCTAACTTCTTTAGAGACAAGCTTTACTGATGTCAGGAAAGCAGATCCCAGAGGTGCGTTATCTCCAGGTAATCCGGGAGGGCCAGGAAAGGGGAAGCGTAATCAAGATGTTTTGAACGTCAACTCAGGTATTTTCCTCATACCTTCTCCTAACATGAAACATCCTAATCAGGTAGATGACTGGCCACAAGAAGGTCAGTCGTCTGAAATCCGTGGAAAAGCATTAGATTTTTTATATAATCCAGACTATAAAGGCAAGAATCTGCAGAAGATTGGAAATGAATTCATAGGTGGAGAGCTAGGCACCCCGTCCTTTGTCTGGATTTCCTCTAACAATCTCAATATCCCAAATCAGTCTTACCAAGTGGTTACAGTCTTCGGAACGGATCATGTCTCTGAAAATCCTTTGCCAGGACGTCAAAAATTTGTAGAAGACTTGCAGAATGCAGTTAACTTTACCGCCATCTCCGTTTGA
- a CDS encoding cytochrome P450 family protein, whose protein sequence is MRKRNRSNIQEFIVQEWLRPLTFILCIAAAVIAIYKLIELPPTSPQVGQVESEVLARQLEFILKMNSAFLGFLGIIGALLTWFFKNSLDDAKKVAREIARQELATHLQPLVKEEIEDLDRSLLAERVVRETVIDYHLTSDRDISLLEHSLLEDRGFRVNKWHDLREERTPFAKVLVIDFVHSGILPNPYSTQNDDRQKIFQERENIFKHTISRILSSRKGNPILVIYIRPGEGRIAAIDTLTTDFSEIKYYTSANTPVALMGAVVDAAYVADSIYRS, encoded by the coding sequence ATGCGCAAAAGAAATCGTAGTAATATTCAAGAATTTATTGTTCAGGAGTGGCTTAGACCACTAACTTTCATACTTTGTATAGCTGCTGCGGTTATTGCTATCTATAAACTTATAGAGTTACCGCCGACATCTCCACAAGTCGGACAAGTTGAGTCAGAGGTGTTAGCACGGCAGCTAGAGTTCATTCTTAAGATGAATAGTGCCTTCCTTGGTTTCCTTGGCATCATCGGAGCGTTACTCACTTGGTTCTTCAAAAATAGCCTTGATGACGCTAAGAAGGTTGCAAGAGAAATAGCGCGTCAAGAGCTAGCTACTCACCTTCAACCTCTAGTCAAAGAAGAAATTGAAGATCTAGATCGTAGTCTTCTGGCTGAAAGAGTAGTACGTGAAACTGTTATTGACTATCATTTGACTTCCGACAGGGATATTTCTCTACTAGAACATTCATTATTAGAAGATCGAGGCTTCCGGGTGAATAAGTGGCATGACTTACGAGAGGAAAGGACTCCTTTCGCAAAAGTTTTGGTGATTGATTTCGTGCATTCAGGGATTTTACCAAATCCCTATTCGACTCAAAACGATGATAGACAGAAAATCTTTCAAGAGCGAGAAAATATCTTCAAGCATACAATTAGTCGAATCCTCAGTTCTAGAAAAGGAAATCCAATATTGGTTATTTATATTCGTCCTGGTGAAGGTAGGATAGCAGCTATAGACACTTTAACAACTGATTTTTCAGAAATTAAGTACTACACATCTGCTAACACTCCTGTAGCCTTGATGGGGGCAGTCGTGGACGCGGCTTATGTAGCTGATAGCATTTACAGATCTTGA
- a CDS encoding type II toxin-antitoxin system VapC family toxin, which yields MTAYLLDTNVCIKLLNGDNPRVIQRLAAQKPEEIYLCTITQLELFYGAYRGTKTDKNLPKLARFFSQFTILSFEPLAAEIAGKLRARLHQLGTPIGGYDLQIAAIALAYQLTLVTHNTREFGRVEGLLYEDWEAQP from the coding sequence GTGACTGCCTATCTGCTTGATACTAACGTTTGTATCAAACTCCTAAACGGAGATAATCCGCGGGTTATTCAACGGCTAGCAGCCCAGAAACCAGAAGAGATTTATCTGTGTACAATTACACAACTAGAGCTGTTCTATGGTGCATATCGCGGTACTAAGACCGATAAAAATCTGCCCAAGTTAGCACGCTTCTTCTCTCAATTTACTATCCTGAGCTTCGAACCGTTAGCGGCTGAAATTGCTGGAAAACTCAGAGCGAGGCTCCATCAGCTCGGAACCCCTATTGGTGGCTATGATCTTCAAATTGCCGCGATCGCCTTGGCCTATCAACTCACCCTCGTAACCCATAATACCCGTGAGTTTGGCCGAGTGGAGGGATTGCTGTATGAAGACTGGGAAGCTCAGCCATAA
- a CDS encoding Uma2 family endonuclease: protein MARTLTPAPATQRGEQRVALRGLAWQQYQQIYHALPQSRAAHLTYAEGTLEIVMPLEDHEYASELIGLFIRILAVEMGLRLKSLRSTTLNRPDLDRGAEPDNAYYIHNQPQVAGRTIDLAQDPPPDLVVEIDITSTDIDKNRLYAALGVPELWRYDGQTWRIYQLQGDSYQAVPHSPTFPWIAKADLYRFLETAQQDEVAAEIAFRTWVRQRLAAMSSPES from the coding sequence ATGGCCAGAACCCTAACCCCAGCACCAGCTACCCAACGGGGCGAACAACGGGTCGCCCTACGGGGATTAGCCTGGCAACAATATCAGCAGATTTATCATGCCTTGCCCCAGAGTCGGGCCGCCCATCTCACCTACGCTGAGGGCACCCTAGAAATTGTCATGCCCCTAGAAGACCACGAATATGCCAGCGAGTTGATTGGTCTTTTCATTCGGATTTTGGCCGTAGAAATGGGGCTGCGGCTCAAATCCCTACGCTCCACCACCCTCAATCGCCCTGACCTCGATCGCGGTGCCGAGCCTGATAACGCCTACTACATTCACAATCAACCCCAAGTCGCGGGCCGGACCATTGACCTAGCCCAAGATCCTCCCCCTGACCTCGTCGTCGAGATCGATATCACCTCCACCGACATCGACAAAAACCGCCTCTATGCTGCATTAGGGGTGCCAGAACTGTGGCGCTACGACGGACAAACCTGGCGCATCTATCAACTCCAGGGCGACTCATACCAAGCTGTGCCCCACAGCCCCACCTTTCCCTGGATTGCCAAGGCAGATCTCTACCGTTTCCTAGAAACCGCCCAGCAGGATGAAGTCGCCGCCGAGATAGCCTTTCGCACCTGGGTCAGGCAACGGCTAGCCGCGATGTCGTCTCCAGAGTCGTGA
- a CDS encoding DUF5615 family PIN-like protein produces MSLQYLLDEHIPPLYRTQLVRREPELIVRIIGDPDAPAKGTLDPDILIWCEVHNFILVTNNRKSMPKHLADHLAQDRHIPGILVMDLGRNIGEIIEELLIIAGASNDHEYQDRIEYLPLTL; encoded by the coding sequence GTGAGCCTCCAGTATTTGCTAGATGAGCATATTCCGCCCCTATACCGAACCCAACTGGTGCGCCGGGAGCCGGAACTGATCGTCAGAATTATTGGTGATCCCGATGCACCTGCCAAAGGGACTTTAGATCCAGACATCCTGATCTGGTGCGAAGTTCATAACTTCATCCTGGTAACCAATAATCGCAAATCGATGCCCAAGCACTTGGCGGATCACCTGGCTCAAGATCGTCATATCCCTGGCATTCTAGTCATGGACTTAGGGCGCAATATTGGGGAAATCATTGAAGAGTTGCTGATAATTGCAGGCGCATCCAATGACCATGAATATCAAGACCGAATTGAATATTTACCATTAACCTTGTAG